From Hermetia illucens chromosome 6, iHerIll2.2.curated.20191125, whole genome shotgun sequence, one genomic window encodes:
- the LOC119658976 gene encoding golgin-84, whose translation MSWISDLAGRAENILNKLDQNAANVLQQPNRPESTKSETEEPRIDPISTETIRRNLSSNSLSLSRSLTPKRSARNDLNVPMKIENGEGSVKSDKLSGGGSNISSRRSSIGSRTDGTVIEQEMTSSTHSNSKTSNQDLSLERELAAMKIILAEVTAERNELQGDLDVLQAQIKQSGAENRIRELEQLVDALAVERDEVTKERDQIKSSVDEYIKSISELETNLSKVRQSIIELTEKSDWQTKEISQKSIELQEYRKKAQATLQMKEKIIEELKAKGSSTDQNLDNNNEKILNMEINGLRQENQHLRDEMKNLHDQIESSKAFIENLEQQLNDKTAEISSIHNANREKLTIEQRRAQQFESENLILNQELNAVRDEMNRQQKSFSARLHEKTNELMKLRSQMSESPTLLSDNGNFENRMQSLTQALVKKQAALETVTAERNAMRLQLEKVEDQLRHLMVEQRQQRSQIINVNDTDDVKAQMPLLMQENPFDTNVTRRVKRAYTSLDSAGIRLGVFLRRYPLVRIMVFIYIAFLHLWVMFVLLSSTPS comes from the exons ATGTCGTGGATCAGTGATTTAGCCGGTCGCGCGGAGAACATCCTTAACAAACTCGACCAAAATGCAGCAAATGTCCTTCAACAACCCAACCGTCCGGAGTCTACAAAAAGTGAAACCGAAGAACCCCGCATAGACCCAATATCAACAGAAACAATCAGAAGAAATCTTTCATCAAACTCCCTCTCCCTTAGCCGCTCACTAACTCCTAAAAGGAGCGCTCGAAATGACTTGAATGTGccaatgaaaattgaaaatggcgAGGGCTCAGTGAAATCAGACAAACTCAGCGGAGGCGGATCGAATATTTCTTCTCGTCGAAGTTCAATTGGTTCCCGGACGGACGGCACAGTTATCGAACAAGAGATGACATCCTCGACTCACTCCAATTCGAAAACATCCAATCAGGATTTGAGTCTTGAACGTGAGCTGGCTGCCATGAAAATTATCCTGGCTGAAGTCACAGCCGAGCGGAACGAGCTTCAAGGAGACCTTGATGTCCTGCAGGCGCAGATTAAACAATCTGGGGCAGAGAATCGAATACGAGAACTGGAGCAATTGGTTGATGCGCTGGCCGTTGAACGCGATGAAGTGACGAAAGAACGTGACCAAATTAAATCAAGTGTGGACGAATATATCAAGTCAATTTCTGAACTGGAGACGAACCTCTCGAAAGTGAGGCAGTCTATTATCGAGTTGACTGAGAAAAGTGATTGGCAAACGAAGGAGATAAgccagaaatcgattgaactgcAAGAATATAGAAAGAAAGCCCAAGCGACGTTACAAATGAAGGAGAAGATCATCGAAGAATTAAAAGCAAAAG GCTCTAGTACTGACCAAAATCTTGACAACAACaatgaaaaaattctgaatatgGAAATAAATGGTTTGCGACAAGAAAATCAACATCTCCGTGACGAAATGAAAAATCTTCACGATCAAATCGAATCGTCCAAAGCTTTTATAGAAAACCTTGAACAACAACTCAACGACAAAACAGCAGAAATCTCATCAATACATAATGCAAATCGTGAAAAACTCACAATAGAACAACGTCGTGCACAACAATTCGAATCGGAAAATCTCATCTTAAACCAGGAATTGAATGCAGTACGTGACGAAATGAACAGACAACAAAAATCATTTTCTGCTCGACTTCATGAGAAGACAAATGAACTGATGAAGTTGCGTTCCCAAATGTCCGAGTCGCCTACATTGCTTTCAGATAATGGTAACTTTGAGAATCGAATGCAATCACTTACTCAAGCGCTGGTAAAGAAGCAGGCAGCTTTGGAAACAGTTACGGCTGAGAGGAATGCTATGCGATTGCAGTTGGAGAAAGTAGAG GACCAACTTCGTCATTTAATGGTCGAACAGAGGCAGCAGAGATCGCAGATTATCAATGTCAATGACACTGATGATGTCAAGGCTCAAATGCCTCTTCTAATGCAAGAAAATCCATTTGATACAAATGTGACACGCCGTGTTAAACGTGCGTACACTTCTCTGGATTCAGCTGGAATACGGTTGGGGGTATTTTTACGGCGTTATCCATTAGTGAGGATTATGGTCTTCATTTACATTGCATTCCTACATTTATGGGTTATGTTTGTTCTTCTCTCTTCAACACCTTCGTGA